In Lacerta agilis isolate rLacAgi1 chromosome 1, rLacAgi1.pri, whole genome shotgun sequence, the following proteins share a genomic window:
- the LOC117052720 gene encoding gap junction gamma-1 protein-like: MSWSFLTRLLEEINQHSTFVGKVWLTVLIVFRIVLTAVGGESIYYDEQSKFVCNTQQPGCENVCYDAFAPLSHVRFWIFQIIMIATPSVMYLGFALHRLSRQPPRKSRAPVVHRGAVRDYEEAEDNGEEDPMIFEEVEPEREVKEPESQKHDGRRRIKKDGLMTAYVLQLLCRSAFEVGFLLGQYVLYRFEVMPSYVCTRSPCPHTVDCFVSRPTEKTIFLLIMYAVSGLCLLLSICELFHLGFGGIRDALRGLDSKDGGDPPRSQYVQKHPSAPPTYHSIKKDTSKRQLAKDKLGYGGESLAGLAADRYAVAPTVPSHELERLRKHLRMAQEHLEMAFHLQPEDTASPSRSSSPESNGLAAEQNRLNSAHEKEGAACERPTGL, from the exons ATGAGCTGGAGTTTCCTCACCCGCCTCCTTGAGGAGATCAACCAGCACTCGACCTTTGTGGGGAAGGTGTGGCTGACTGTGCTAATTGTCTTCCGCATTGTCCTGACGGCGGTGGGCGGCGAGTCCATCTACTACGATGAGCAGAGCAAGTTTGTGTGCAACACGCAGCAGCCGGGCTGCGAAAACGTCTGCTACGATGCCTTTGCCCCGCTTTCGCACGTCCGCTTCTGGATCTTCCAGATCATCATGATAGCCACGCCCTCAGTGATGTACCTGGGCTTTGCGTTGCACCGCCTCTCGCGCCAGCCGCCTCGAAAAAGCCGCGCCCCCGTGGTGCACCGCGGCGCCGTCCGCGACTACGAGGAGGCCGAGGACAATGGCGAGGAGGACCCCATGATCTTTGAGGAGGTGGAGCCCGAGAGGGAGGTGAAGGAGCCCGAGAGCCAGAAGCACGACGGCCGCCGGCGCATCAAGAAGGACGGGCTGATGACGGCGTATGTGCTACAGCTGCTGTGCCGCTCGGCGTTTGAGGTGGGCTTTCTGCTGGGGCAGTACGTGCTGTACCGCTTCGAGGTCATGCCCTCGTACGTCTGCACCCGCAGCCCCTGCCCTCACACAGTGGATTGCTTTGTCTCCCGCCCCACGGAGAAAACCATCTTCCTCCTCATCATGTACGCCGTGAGCGGCCTTTGTCTCCTGCTCAGCATCTGTGAGCTGTTTCACCTGGGCTTCGGCGGGATTCGGGATGCCCTGCGCGGCCTTGATAGTAAAGATGGTGGTGACCCCCCCAGGTCCCAGTATGTCCAGAAGCATCCCAGTGCACCCCCGACCTACCATTCTATCAAGAAGGACACCTCCAAGAGACAGCTAGCCAAGGACAAGCTGGGCTACGGTGGAGAGAGCTTGGCTGGGCTGGCTGCCGACCGCTATGCTGTCGCACCGACCGTCCCGAGCCATGAGTTGGAGCGACTGCGCAAACACCTCCGGATGGCACAGGAGCACCTAGAAATGGCCTTCCACCTGCAGCCGGAGGACACGGCCAGCCCCTCTCGTAGTAGCAGCCCCGAGTCCAATGGGCTGGCTGCAGAACAGAACCGCCTCAACTCAGCACATGAGAAGGAAGGCGCAGCCTGTGAGCGACCGACTG GCCTCTGA
- the INHA gene encoding inhibin alpha chain, with protein MPSYSSKGVRRQKEPSKLDAQEETKEQDHITEHIGPLCTHKHTRIPWTTNQLLAAEIQPTLTSIQQQFCTPCISFYLHMLDQSSLRTRTLISSMLVLLLAPGAVAGCSSSGEVDRQLILEKVRAHFLESLGPAFQGERVQVGQRGIRRRHASDTPAAQRWEEEDTSQVIAFPSRDVPCGPSQPDELPEDAGVFTYIFQSSTHALSRVVTSAQLWFYTGPVTVQSSNLSEAASNGSEPQVEILKLSDQGRVPVATMAVPAPEGWTVFHFGDSFLPYISQKIFVLFVRCPGCPCVADAEKIPFLVTATKPRGRDRARRSSVVPGTPAAFKLLNEPSGGNCHRASVNISFEELGWDKWIVHPSSFIFHYCHGTCSDAQMFTHKPNLQMCCAALPATMRSLRVRTTSDGGYSFKYETLPNILTQDCACM; from the exons ATGCCATCCTACTCCAGCAAGGGAGTCAGGAGGCAGAAGGAGCCCAGCAAGTTAGATGCACAGGAGGAAACGAAAGAGCAAGACCACATCACAGAACACATAGGACCTCTgtgcacgcacaaacacacacgcatCCCTTGGACCACGAACCAGCTCCTGGCCGCAGAGATTCAGCCCACTCTTACATCCATCCAGCAGCAATTTTGCACACCCTGCATATCCTTCTATTTGCACATGCTGGATCAGAGCTCTCTGCGCACACGGACCCTCATCAGCTCCATGCTGGTCCTGCTGCTGGCTCCGGGTGCAGTGGCtggctgcagcagcagtggggaggtTGACAGGCAGCTCATCCTGGAGAAAGTCAGGGCACATTTCCTGGAGTCCCTGGGTCCTGCTTTTCAAGGTGAAAGGGTCCAGGTGGGACAAAGAGGGATCCGCCGCCGCCATGCCTCGGACACACCAGCTGCTCAGAGGTGGGAGGAAGAGGACACATCCCAGGTGATCGCTTTCCCCTCCAGAG ATGTGCCATGTGGGCCATCTCAGCCCGATGAGCTTCCGGAGGACGCGGGAGTTTTCACCTACATCTTCCAGTCCTCCACCCACGCCCTGAGTCGTGTGGTGACTTCGGCTCAGCTGTGGTTCTACACAGGCCCCGTGACCGTTCAGAGCAGCAACCTCTCAGAAGCAGCATCGAATGGCTCTGAGCCACAGGTAGAGATACTCAAGCTCTCTGACCAAGGCCGGGTCCCTGTGGCTACCATGGCAGTGCCAGCCCCCGAGGGCTGGACCGTCTTCCACTTTGGGGACTCCTTCCTGCCATACATTTCCCAGAAGATATTTGTGCTGTTTGTCCGTTGCCCTGGCTGCCCTTGTGTGGCGGATGCCGAGAAGATACCCTTCCTTGTCACAGCAACCAAGCCCAGAGGACGTGACCGGGCCCGGCGTTCATCCGTGGTGCCTGGGACACCAGCCGCTTTCAAGTTACTTAACGAACCTTCGGGTGGCAACTGCCATCGGGCCTCCGTCAACATTTCCTTTGAAGAGCTGGGCTGGGACAAGTGGATCGTGCACCCCAGCAGCTTCATATTCCACTACTGCCACGGGACCTGCTCCGATGCCCAAATGTTCACCCATAAGCCCAACTTGCAAATGTGCTGTGCGGCTTTGCCAGCCACAATGCGCTCCCTGCGGGTCCGCACTACTTCAGACGGTGGCTACTCTTTCAAGTATGAGACATTACCCAACATCCTCACCCAGGACTGTGCCTGCATGTAG